The Rhodanobacteraceae bacterium genomic sequence CGCGTGGGCCCCACGAGCAGCCCGGATGCAGCGCAGCGAAACCCGGAAGCGGTGGCAGCCGCGCCCGCCATTTCGATCCCCGCCAAGTCGGTCGCGGTGCTGCCGTTCGCGAACCTCAGCGGCGATCCGAAGCAGGCGTACTTCAGTGACGGCGTCACCGAAGAAGTCCTCAACGCGCTGGCGCAGCTTCCGAACCTGAAGGTGGCCGCACGCACGTCTGCCTTCACGTTCAAGAGCAATGCAAGCGACGTGCACGAAGTTGGCAGGGTGCTCGGCGTGGCGACGGTGCTGGAAGGCAGCATCCAGAAATCCGGTGACGAGGTGCGCATCACCGTCCAGCTGGTGGACACCCGCAGCGGCTATCAAATGTGGTCGGAGAACTACGATCGCAAGTTGAACAACATCTTCGCGGTCGAGGATGAAATCTCCAATGCGGTTGCCGACAAGCTGCGCGTGCAATGGAACAGCGCGCAACCGCTGGTCGCGCAGAAGACCGTCGATCCACGTGCGCACGACTTCTACCTGCGCGGACTGGCATTGCTGGCCGCGCGCGGCCCCGGCTTGCGGAATGCGGTCGCGGACTTCCAGCAGGCGGTCTCGATCGATCCGGATTTTGCGCAGGCTTGGGGGGCGATGGCGGACGCTGAAGCGCTGTTGCCGAGCTACGGGCTTGCGGATCGGTCAACTGCGCAGGTACGCGCGATGTCCTTCGCGCAACACGCGCTGGCGCTGGATGAACGTACGGCATCGGCATACGGAACCTTGGGGATCCTCTATCTCAGGCGCTGGCACTGGGAACAGGCCAATGTTGCTTTCCAGCATTCATTGGCACTGGCACCAAGTGATGCAGAAGCGATCGACCAGTACGCACAGTACTTGTTTGCTTGCGGCCAGTTCACGCGCGCTGAAGCGGAGTTCGAACACGCGCAAAAGCTTGATCCCTTGTCGGCGATCGTTGCGACGATGCGCGCTGGCACATTGTTTGCGTTGCGTCGTAACCAGGAAGCCAGGTCGCAACTTGGCCGCGCCCTGGCCATCGACCCGAACTTCCGGCTGGCTCACACCATCGCCACGATTACGGATGCGCAAGCTGGCCGTTTTTCGCAGGCCATGGTGCACGCGCAATCAAGCTTCGGCCCCGACGCGGCAGAGCTGCTTGTACGCGGCATGGCCGATCCGGGGCTGCGCGAAAAAGTGGTGCAGGAGCTCGAAACGTCTTCCTCGCCTTCATTTGTCACGCTGCGCAGCAACTCGTTTGCGTTCGCGCAGTTTCTGGCTTTGCTGGGCGCACGCGATCGCGCTCTTGACGCTTTGGAAGACCTTGCAGCAGATCATGCCGTTCCCGAGCCGATGCAGATCTGGAGCACGGGTCTGGATTCCATCCGCAACGATCCGCGTTTCAAGGCGGTGCTGAAGAAGATGGGGCTGCCGTACAAGGCGGCAGAAAACACGCATGGCTGAGTTCATCGCCCGGCTGAAGCAGCGCAAGCTGGTGCAGTGGGCGCTGGCGTACATCGCCGCGGCGTTCGCGTTGATCCAGGTGATCGACGTGGTGGCCTCGCGTTTCGATTGGCCGATGCAACTGGAACGTTCGATCATCCTTGCGCTGGCGGTTGGCTTCGTGATCGCGTTGGTGATCGCGTGGTACCACGGCGAGAAGGGCCGGCAGCGGGCGAGTGGGCCGGAGTTGTTGTTGCTGGCACTGGTGCTGGCGATCGGCGGCGGGGTGGTGTGGTATTTCGGTCGCGGCGCTGTGCAGCCGATTGCCGAACCCACGTTGGCGAGCAGCGCCGCGAAAGCGCCGGGTGCATCGAGCGTTGCGGCGACGGAAATCCAGGCCCAACCGATCCCCGCCAAGTCCATTGCGGTGCTGCCATTCGTCAACATGAGCGGCGATCCGAAGAACGATTACTTCAGCGACGGCATTACCGAGGAAATCCTGGACGCGCTGGCGCAGGTACCGAACCTGAAGGTGGCTGCGCGCACGTCGGCGTTCGCGTTCAAGGGCAAGACCGAGGATTTGCGCAAGGTCGGCGAGGTTCTGGATGTCGCGACGGTGCTGGAAGGCAGTGTGCAGAAGTCCGGCGACGAGGTGCGCATCACCGCGCAGTTGATCGACACCCGCAGTGGTTATCACCTGTGGTCGGAGAAGTACGATCGCAAGCTCACCAGCGTCTTCGCGGTCGAGGATGAGATCTCGAAGTCGATCGCGGACAAGCTGCAAGTGCAGTTGGCGGGCGGAAGCGCGTCGACGCTGGTGGCGCAAAAGACGATCGATCCGCGCGCGCACGATTTCTATCTGCACGGTCTTCCGCTGATCGCGGCACGCGGCCCCGCCTTGCGCGAAGCCGTGGCGGATTTCCAGCAAGCGGTCGCGATTGATCCGGACTACGCGCAAGCATGGGCGGCGTTGGCCGAAGCGCAATTGCTGCTGCCGCATTACTTCCTCGAACCGCAGGGCACTGCCGCGCCGGCCGGCGAAGCCGCCGCCAGGCGCGCGCTGGCGATTGATCCGGACGTGGCTTCCGCTTACGTCGCGCTGGGCATGCATTATCGCGTGCAATGGAGATGGCAGGACGCCGACGCCGCATTCCGGAAAGCGTTGAAGATCGCGCCGGGCGATGCCGAAGCCGCCGATCAATATGGCCAATACCTGCTCGCGGCGGGACGATTGCAGGATGCATTGGCGGAAATCGAGCGCGCCCGGAAACTCGATCCGCTGTCGGGCATTATTGGCGTCACGCGGGCCAACGTGCTCACTGCCCTGCACCGGTACGACGATGCGACCGTGCAGGCGCGTCGCGTGACCGAACTGCGGCCCGATTATGCGCTGGGCCATTTCGTCGCCGCGGATGTTGCGCTTTACCGCCACGATTACACGGAAGCCAAAGCGCAGTTGGATACGGGTGCGCGGATTGCCGGAGAAAACCCGGACCTCTATTCGCGGTTGGTGGACGGGATCGCGGATCCCGCGAAGCGCGCCGCCGCGCGCGAAGCGGTTGTCACTGCCACTGCCGATGCACGTCAGCGGCTGACCCGCACCGCCCGGATCAAATGGTTGATGTTGCTGGGCGACCGGGACGATGCGCTGGAAGCGCTCCAAAGCGTGGGGCACGAATTGATGTTCGGCCAGGACAACGTCTGGCAACCAGCATTCGATCCGATCCGCAATGATCCGCGCTTCAAGGCGGTGCTGAAGAAGATGGGGCTGCCGTATATGCCGAAGGATGCAGCGGCGCCATGAACGGGAAGCATTCCCTGTTCGCCGAACTGAAGCGCCGCAACGTGCTGCGCGGGTTCGCGCAACTCGATCCGAAGATCTGCATCCCGATACAGGGCCCGGACGAACAGGGCGGCAGCGGCAAGTTGCAGCATCGGGATCGCACGAACGATCTTCCGGAAATCACGGTACCCACGCTGACCGTCGGCGCGGCGCACGGCATCATGGATCCCGAACACATGCAAGCGCCGATATCGGGGGCCGAACCATGGCCGAATCGCTTCCTTCCGTAGCGCCCCCGGACGGCGTCTTGCCCGCCGATCCTTCAAGCCGTGGGGAGGGCAAGACCGCCGGCAACCATCAGGATCTGAAACGCGCGCTGGGGCTGCGGCACCTGCTGGTGTACGGACTGATCATCATGGTGCCGATCGCGCCGATGTCGGTGTACGGCTTCGTCGTCCAGCAGAGCCACGGCATGGTGCCGCTGGTTTACGTGACCGGCGTCGTGGCGATGTTGTTCACCGCGCTGAGCTACAAGCGCCTGAGCGGCGTGTTCCCGGTCGCGGGCTCGGTGTATTCCTACGTGCAGCGCGGCTGGCATCCGTACCTCGGGTTTCTCGCCGGCTGGATGATCCTCGCCGATTATCTGCTGGTCCCGGCTTTGCTTTATGCCTTCAGTGCCTCGTGGTTGCACGGTCTGTTGCCGACGGTGCCGACCCGGGTCTGGGTGCTGGCGTTCGTCGTCTTCAATACCGTGGTCAACGTGCTCGGCATCGAAATCCAGGCCAAGGCGCATTTCGCGTTGCTGGTCATGGAACTGGTCGCGTTGGCGATCTTCCTCGCGTTCGCGATCGAGTTCGTGTTCATCGCCAAACACGGAACGGGCGGCTGGTCAGTCGCGCCGTTCTTCCGGCCGCAGCACCTGAACACCGGGTTCATCGCCACCGCCACATCCATCGCGGTACTGAGCTTTCTCGGTTTCGATGCGATCAGCACGCTGGCGGAGGAAACGAAGAACCCGCGCAAGACCGTCGGCAATGCCACGGTGCTCTCGCTGTTGCTGCTCGGCCTGATCTTCATCTTCCAGACCTACATCGCCGCGTTGGCGCACCCGGACTACCGTTCGCTGGACGCGCAGTTGGGGTTTTTCCAGATCGGACGCGAGGTGGGCGGCGCCTGGTTGTACACGCTGTTGCTCGTCGTCAGCGTGATCTCAACCGGCATCGCCAATGCGCTGGCGGCGCAGTTGGCGATCGCGCGGATCCTGTATTCGATGGGGCGTGACCGCGCGCTGCCGGGTTCCGCATTCCTGTCACGCGTGCATCAACGCCTGAAAACCCCGGTCAACGCCATCCTGCTGGTGGCGGCACTGTCGATCGCGCTGGTGTTGCTGATGCCCGAGGAAGTCATCCTCAAGCTGGTCAATTTCGGCGCGCTGACCGCGTTCATGCTGCTCAACGTCACGGTGTTCGTGTACTTCTACCTGAAGCAAAAGAAATACCGGAACGTATTCAGTTGTCTCCTGTTTCCCGCACTCGGACTCCTCGTTGTCGCCTTCGTCTGGTCGGGGTTCGACCGCACGACCTTCCTGTTCGGCGGCTCATGGCTCTCGGCCGGAGTGGTACTCGGAGCGTTCAAGTACAGGAATTTCAAGTCGTTCGAGACCGTTGCGTGAACGAACGGCGCGTTGGACGACGCGACCGGTGAGCCGGAACTGCGGGGGTCCGCCGCAGCGGCATCGCAGTGCCTTACACTGCGCGGATGTTCGACACCGTTCCCACGCTTGACTGCAACGGCCGCGCGCTGAAGCTCGACCGCCCGCGCATCTGCGGCATCCTCAATCTCACCGATGATTCGTTTTCCGGCGACGGCTTGCGCGGCGACGTGGAAGCCGCCGTCGCGCAGGGCGTCGCAATGGTGGAGCAGGGCGCGGACCTGCTGGATGTCGGCGCGGAATCGACGCGGCCGGGCGCGCAGCCGGTGGATGCCGCCACCGAAATCGCACGTGTGGTGCCGGCAATCGAAGCGCTGGCAAAACGCGTCCAGGTGCCGATCTCGATCGATACCTCCAAGCCGGAGGTGATGCGCGCGGCGGTAGCAGCGGGCGCGGGCTTCATCAACGACGTGTACGCGTTGCGGCGCGAGGGTGCGCTGGACGCCGCGGCGGAGTTGAAGGTGCCGGTGTGCCTGATGCATATGCAGGGCGAGCCCGGCACGATGCAGGACGATCCGCATTACGACGACGTGGTCGGCGAGGTGCATCGCTTCCTGGCCGAGCGCGTGTTCGCGTGCGAGATGGCGGGCATCGACAAGCGCCGGGTGCTGGTCGATCCGGGGTTCGGCTTCGGCAAGACGCTGGAGCACAACCTTGCGTTGCTGCGTGCGCTGGAGCGCTTCCGCGATCTCGCGGCGGGTGTGTTCGTGGGATTGTCGCGCAAGGCCATGATCGGCACGCTGACCGGACGCAAGAGCGGAGCCGATCGCGCGGTGGGTTCGGCCGCCGCCGCGCTGATCGCGGTGCAACGCGGCGCGCTGATCGTGCGCGTGCATGATGTTGCGGCAACCCATGATGCGCTGGCGGTGTGGCAGGTGGTGCACGAAGGCGATGCGCCCGCAAAGCGCGAGGCCAAGCCGTTCGGCTCGCAGCGATTCGGGGACGACTGACAGAAGCCGGGATCCGGGACTCGGGACTCGGAGTGGAGCTTGAGCGGGCGAAATCGGTCAAATGATGAATGCGCTTGACGAACTTCGAGGAACGCAGGAATGACCGCAACCTATAATGTTGTTCCCGGCCCCTGACTTTGGCCACTCTTTGCCCTTGATATCCATGTCGTCGAGTCCCGAGTCCCGAGTCCCGAGTCCCGCGCCCCGCAAATACTTCGGCACCGACGGCGTGCGCGGCCGGGTCGGTGAATGGCCGATCACCGCCGAGTTCATGCTGAAGCTGGGGCGCGCCGCGGGCGTGGTGCTGGGCAATGGGCGGCGACCGTTGGTGTTGATCGGCAAGGACACGCGGGTGTCCGGCTACATGTTCGAATCTGCGCTGGAAGCCGGGCTGGTCGCGGCCGGCGCCGATGTGGGCCTGTTGGGTCCGCTGCCGACGCCGGCGGTGGCGCAGTTGACGCGCAGCCTCAACGCCAGCGCGGGCATCGTGATCAGCGCCTCGCACAATCCGTACCAGGACAACGGCATCAAGTTCTTTTCCGCGGACGGCGAGAAACTCGGCGACGACGTGGAAGCCGCGATCGAACGCGAGATCGACGCACCGTTCGTGACCGTCGCGCCCGAGCGTCTCGGCAAGGCGCGCCGCATCGACGATGCGATCGAACGTTACGTGCGGTTCTGCCTCGGCACGCTGGACGCGCCGCCCGATCTTTCCGGCCGGCACATCGTGCTGGACTGCGCCAACGGCGCCACCTACATGGTCGCGCCCAAGGTGTTCACCGCGCTGGGCGCGCGGGTCACCCGCATCGGCTGCGAGCCCGACGGCTTCAACATCAACCGCGACGTGGGCTCGACCCATCCGGCGGCCTTGCGCGGCGCGGTGATCGAGCAGGGCGCCGATCTCGGCATCGCCTTCGACGGCGACGGCGACCGCGTGCAGATGATCGACCGCAACGGCGAGCTCGCCGACGGCGACGATCTGTTGTACGTGCTGGCGCAGGACTGGATGCAGGATGGCCGCCTGCGCGGGCCGGTGGTCGGCACCTTGATGAGCAATTTCGGACTGGAGCGCGCGCTGACCGGTGCCGGCGTGCGCTTCCTGCGCGCCAACGTGGGCGACCGCTACGTGCTGCAGCAGTTGAAGGAACACGGCGGTCTGCTGGGCGGCGAAACCTCCGGGCACATCCTGTGCCTCGACCGCGCCAGCACCGGCGACGGCATCGTGTCCGCGCTGGCGGTGCTGGATGCGCTGGCGCGCGCGGGCAAGGATCTGGTGGAAGCGCGCAACGGCCTCGCCAAGTTGCCGCAGATCACCCGCAACATCCGCGTCGCGGGCGCGCGCGAGGTGGTGCGGACCGCGGCGGTGCAGCGGGTGTTCGAGGAAGTGCAGGGCACCTTGCGCGGCCGCGGCCGAGTGGTGCTGCGTCCGTCGGGAACCGAACCGTTGGTGCGCGTCACCATCGAGGGCGAGGACGCCGACGAGGTGCAGGCGTTGGCCGCGCGATTGGCGGATGCGGTGACGGCGTCAGCAGCGGCGGTCAAGAATCCACAGTAACCAGACTCTCCCCTTCAAGGGGAGGGTACGGGTGGGGATGGGTTGAAATCGGGGTTGCACCCGAAGGTCGCACT encodes the following:
- a CDS encoding Putrescine importer, translated to MPADPSSRGEGKTAGNHQDLKRALGLRHLLVYGLIIMVPIAPMSVYGFVVQQSHGMVPLVYVTGVVAMLFTALSYKRLSGVFPVAGSVYSYVQRGWHPYLGFLAGWMILADYLLVPALLYAFSASWLHGLLPTVPTRVWVLAFVVFNTVVNVLGIEIQAKAHFALLVMELVALAIFLAFAIEFVFIAKHGTGGWSVAPFFRPQHLNTGFIATATSIAVLSFLGFDAISTLAEETKNPRKTVGNATVLSLLLLGLIFIFQTYIAALAHPDYRSLDAQLGFFQIGREVGGAWLYTLLLVVSVISTGIANALAAQLAIARILYSMGRDRALPGSAFLSRVHQRLKTPVNAILLVAALSIALVLLMPEEVILKLVNFGALTAFMLLNVTVFVYFYLKQKKYRNVFSCLLFPALGLLVVAFVWSGFDRTTFLFGGSWLSAGVVLGAFKYRNFKSFETVA
- a CDS encoding Adenylate cyclase codes for the protein MNVFTRLKQRKLVQWALAYVAAAFALIQVIDVVASKFDWPAQLERIIILALAVGFLVTLVVAWYHGEKGRQRVSGPELLLLALLLAIGGGLLWRFARVGPTSSPDAAQRNPEAVAAAPAISIPAKSVAVLPFANLSGDPKQAYFSDGVTEEVLNALAQLPNLKVAARTSAFTFKSNASDVHEVGRVLGVATVLEGSIQKSGDEVRITVQLVDTRSGYQMWSENYDRKLNNIFAVEDEISNAVADKLRVQWNSAQPLVAQKTVDPRAHDFYLRGLALLAARGPGLRNAVADFQQAVSIDPDFAQAWGAMADAEALLPSYGLADRSTAQVRAMSFAQHALALDERTASAYGTLGILYLRRWHWEQANVAFQHSLALAPSDAEAIDQYAQYLFACGQFTRAEAEFEHAQKLDPLSAIVATMRAGTLFALRRNQEARSQLGRALAIDPNFRLAHTIATITDAQAGRFSQAMVHAQSSFGPDAAELLVRGMADPGLREKVVQELETSSSPSFVTLRSNSFAFAQFLALLGARDRALDALEDLAADHAVPEPMQIWSTGLDSIRNDPRFKAVLKKMGLPYKAAENTHG
- a CDS encoding Adenylate cyclase, with translation MAEFIARLKQRKLVQWALAYIAAAFALIQVIDVVASRFDWPMQLERSIILALAVGFVIALVIAWYHGEKGRQRASGPELLLLALVLAIGGGVVWYFGRGAVQPIAEPTLASSAAKAPGASSVAATEIQAQPIPAKSIAVLPFVNMSGDPKNDYFSDGITEEILDALAQVPNLKVAARTSAFAFKGKTEDLRKVGEVLDVATVLEGSVQKSGDEVRITAQLIDTRSGYHLWSEKYDRKLTSVFAVEDEISKSIADKLQVQLAGGSASTLVAQKTIDPRAHDFYLHGLPLIAARGPALREAVADFQQAVAIDPDYAQAWAALAEAQLLLPHYFLEPQGTAAPAGEAAARRALAIDPDVASAYVALGMHYRVQWRWQDADAAFRKALKIAPGDAEAADQYGQYLLAAGRLQDALAEIERARKLDPLSGIIGVTRANVLTALHRYDDATVQARRVTELRPDYALGHFVAADVALYRHDYTEAKAQLDTGARIAGENPDLYSRLVDGIADPAKRAAAREAVVTATADARQRLTRTARIKWLMLLGDRDDALEALQSVGHELMFGQDNVWQPAFDPIRNDPRFKAVLKKMGLPYMPKDAAAP
- a CDS encoding Phosphoglucosamine mutase — translated: MSSSPESRVPSPAPRKYFGTDGVRGRVGEWPITAEFMLKLGRAAGVVLGNGRRPLVLIGKDTRVSGYMFESALEAGLVAAGADVGLLGPLPTPAVAQLTRSLNASAGIVISASHNPYQDNGIKFFSADGEKLGDDVEAAIEREIDAPFVTVAPERLGKARRIDDAIERYVRFCLGTLDAPPDLSGRHIVLDCANGATYMVAPKVFTALGARVTRIGCEPDGFNINRDVGSTHPAALRGAVIEQGADLGIAFDGDGDRVQMIDRNGELADGDDLLYVLAQDWMQDGRLRGPVVGTLMSNFGLERALTGAGVRFLRANVGDRYVLQQLKEHGGLLGGETSGHILCLDRASTGDGIVSALAVLDALARAGKDLVEARNGLAKLPQITRNIRVAGAREVVRTAAVQRVFEEVQGTLRGRGRVVLRPSGTEPLVRVTIEGEDADEVQALAARLADAVTASAAAVKNPQ
- a CDS encoding Dihydropteroate synthase, which translates into the protein MFDTVPTLDCNGRALKLDRPRICGILNLTDDSFSGDGLRGDVEAAVAQGVAMVEQGADLLDVGAESTRPGAQPVDAATEIARVVPAIEALAKRVQVPISIDTSKPEVMRAAVAAGAGFINDVYALRREGALDAAAELKVPVCLMHMQGEPGTMQDDPHYDDVVGEVHRFLAERVFACEMAGIDKRRVLVDPGFGFGKTLEHNLALLRALERFRDLAAGVFVGLSRKAMIGTLTGRKSGADRAVGSAAAALIAVQRGALIVRVHDVAATHDALAVWQVVHEGDAPAKREAKPFGSQRFGDD